A window of Solanum stenotomum isolate F172 chromosome 3, ASM1918654v1, whole genome shotgun sequence contains these coding sequences:
- the LOC125858345 gene encoding senescence-specific cysteine protease SAG39-like — translation MAYMFNCSYIFATLLVLNLWIIQATSRTLYESSMVEKHEAWMAKYGREYKDEIEKAERFKVFKQNFEYIESINKNGSRSYKLGINEFADRRKEEFKSIRNGYKISSKKQIKTTSFQYENASSPFMVDWRKKGAVTRIKDQGQCGCCWAFSAVAAIEGLNKIKTGKLISLSEQELVDCDIGSNEGCEGGLMDYAFKFIIKNNGITSENSYPYKGIDSTCNKKKIFNQIAKINRYEDVPGNSESALVKAIANQPISVAIDAGGSDFQFYSSGVFTGHCGNELDHGVTAVGYGVTIGGTKYWLVKNSWGTSWGENGYIRMLRDVNVKGGLCGIAMQASYPIA, via the exons ATGGCTTATATGTTTAATTGTAGTTACATTTTTGCTACTTTACTAGTATTGAATTTGTGGATTATTCAAGCTACCTCTCGTACTTTATACGAATCATCAATGGTTGAAAAACATGAAGCGTGGATGGCAAAGTATGGACGTGAATACAAAGATGAAATAGAAAAGGCAGAGAGGTTCAAGGTATTCAAACAAAATTTCGAGTATATTGAGtcgataaataaaaatggatcaCGATCGTATAAATTAGGCATCAATGAATTTGCTGATCGTAGAAAAGAGGAATTTAAGTCTATTCGTAATGGATACAAAATATCGTCtaagaaacaaataaaaactaCGTCTTTTCAATATGAAAATGCCTCATCTCCATTTATGGTAGATTGGAGGAAAAAAGGTGCGGTTACTAGGATTAAAGACCAAGGGCAATGTG GATGTTGTTGGGCATTTTCCGCTGTGGCTGCTATAGAAGGACTTAACAAGATTAAAACGGGTAAATTGATTTCATTGTCTGAACAAGAGTTGGTTGATTGCGATATAGGTTCAAATGAGGGTTGTGAAGGAGGTTTAATGGATTATGCTtttaaattcattataaaaaacaATGGAATTACTTCAGAAAATAGTTATCCTTACAAGGGAATCGATAGTACTtgtaacaagaaaaaaatattcaaccAAATCGCGAAAATTAATAGATATGAAGATGTTCCAGGTAATAGTGAATCAGCTTTAGTTAAAGCTATTGCAAATCAACCTATTTCTGTTGCAATTGATGCTGGTGGATcagattttcaattttattctaGTGGTGTATTCACAGGACATTGTGGAAATGAATTAGATCATGGTGTTACTGCAGTTGGTTATGGAGTAACTATAGGTGGTACTAAATATTGGCTCGTTAAGAACTCATGGGGAACTAGTTGGGGCGAAAACGGATACATTAGAATGTTAAGAGATGTTAATGTTAAGGGAGGACTATGTGGGATCGCCATGCAAGCTTCTTACCCAATCGCTTAA
- the LOC125858334 gene encoding plant-specific TFIIB-related protein PTF2, which produces MENSRSCKNCQKRTIGSDDTTGNAVCLSCGVLQDYDNYDAQIGGISGPTGTQVRTGTAGTGTVYNYNETKIYNAQKEIEDLMYQLGFSSSKSSEVKDMVVKVTNGEYGQGRWFTVLIGACACIVMRIDGKPLAIVTVANIVCCDIYELGRMVYRVVDFLDLKLPEFDIVDSFEHSIRNAPSFSEVSEDLIGRMLKQGVFLVQCLVKWYVTTGRRPLPVVAAVLVFVARLNQVDVVIEDVANELQVAVVTCRLRYKELLERLVKVAQGLPWGEDVTVKNIMKHATFVIQYMELKSMSKNRNKNKNFEDVGFDLDYLIDDCLSNGNEYALDADDTVNDSQYFQIDHSTRLSIEGPNRFQISQECLAMIYSKMKNEMYVQESTNSRDNSIRKRKRRYGMLSYTDWWKGESEMSKKLLVKQIVEKDVGLSVMPPSFDSGCLAYERRKEKIKAAKYRIHKTMYPSDASSIDTIDVGSLEHINAGKRRRKKVKFDVDWEDFIIETLLLHQVEEVEIEKGYYKTLMDLHVFNY; this is translated from the coding sequence ATGGAGAATTCTCGTTCCTGCAAGAATTGTCAAAAGCGTACAATCGGTTCAGATGATACAACAGGTAATGCCGTTTGTTTATCATGTGGAGTTTTACAAGATTACGATAATTATGATGCCCAAATCGGTGGAATCAGTGGTCCAACCGGAACACAAGTCCGCACCGGCACCGCCGGTACCGGAACTGTTTATAACTACAACGAAACAAAAATTTACAACGCCCAGAAAGAAATCGAAGATTTAATGTACCAATTAGGATTTTCGAGCTCGAAATCTAGTGAAGTTAAGGATATGGTAGTGAAAGTTACTAACGGCGAATACGGGCAGGGTAGATGGTTTACTGTATTAATAGGTGCTTGTGCTTGTATTGTTATGAGGATAGATGGGAAGCCGTTGGCTATTGTTACGGTAGCGAATATAGTGTGTTGTGATATTTATGAATTGGGTAGGATGGTTTATCGGGttgttgattttcttgattTGAAGTTGCCTGAATTTGATATTGTTGATTCGTTCGAGCATTCTATTAGGAATGCTCCGAGTTTTAGTGAGGTTTCTGAGGATTTGATTGGGAGGATGTTGAAACAGGGTGTTTTTTTGGTGCAGTGTTTGGTGAAGTGGTATGTGACAACAGGGAGGAGACCGTTGCCTGTTGTGGCAGCAGTTTTGGTGTTTGTTGCGCGGCTGAATCAAGTTGATGTGGTGATTGAGGATGTGGCAAATGAGTTGCAAGTGGCGGTTGTTACTTGTAGGTTGAGGTATAAGGAGCTTTTAGAGAGACTTGTAAAGGTTGCTCAAGGTTTGCCTTGGGGTGAGGATGTTACGGTTAAGAATATTATGAAGCATGCCACTTTTGTTATTCAATACATGGAGTTGAAGTCAATGTCGaagaatagaaataaaaataagaattttgagGATGTTGGGTTTGATCTGGATTATTTGATTGATGATTGTTTGAGCAATGGAAATGAATATGCTTTAGATGCTGACGACACCGTAAATGACTCACAGTACTTTCAGATAGATCACTCTACAAGGTTGAGTATTGAAGGTCCAAATAGATTCCAAATTTCCCAAGAGTGTTTGGCAATGATTTATTCGAAGATGAAGAATGAAATGTATGTACAGGAGTCGACAAATAGCAGAGATAATAGCATTAGGAAAAGGAAGAGAAGGTATGGCATGCTTTCATACACAGATTGGTGGAAGGGCGAATCAGAAATGAGCAAAAAGCTTTTAGTGAAGCAAATAGTGGAGAAAGATGTGGGCTTAAGTGTTATGCCTCCTTCTTTTGATAGTGGGTGCTTGGCATatgaaaggagaaaagagaagataaaGGCTGCAAAGTATCGAATCCATAAGACAATGTATCCTTCGGATGCTAGTTCAATTGATACTATTGATGTAGGCTCCCTCGAACACATAAATGCTGGtaagagaaggagaaagaaagtgaaatttGATGTTGATTGGGAGGATTTCATTATTGAAACCCTTCTGCTTCATCAGGTGGAAGAAGTGGAGATAGAAAAGGGGTATTATAAGACCCTGATGGACTTGCATGTCTTCAACTATTGA
- the LOC125858343 gene encoding protein trichome birefringence-like 38, with translation MSNLFLKSLALFIIFISLEIVKSELIVHNNRELLSNCNLFQGQWVIDPSFPLYQSSNCPFIDPEFDCQKYGRPDKEYLKYAWKPNSCNLPRFDGIDFLKRWNGKKIMFVGDSLSLNMWESLACMLHSSVPNATTSFTRKESISAVTFQDYGVTLFLYRTPYLVDIVREKIGRVLKLDSIQQGDAWKGMDMLIFNSWHWWTHKGKSQGWDYMQEGTKVSKDMDRLTAFYKGLTTWARWIDQNVDSSKTKVFFQGISPTHYMGKEWGSSTKNCNSEQVPLSGSTYPGGLPSSTIVVNKVLSSIKTQVYLLDITFLSQLRKDAHPSAYSGQHPGNDCSHWCLPGLPDTWNQLLYASLVM, from the exons atgtcaaatttatttcttaaatcacttgccttatttattatttttatttctttagaaATTGTTAAATCAGAGCTTATAGTACACAATAATAGAGAATTATTGAGTAATTGCAATTTATTTCAAGGCCAATGGGTTATTGACCCTTCATTTCCTCTTTACCAATCTTCGAATTGCCCATTTATTGATCCAGAATTTGATTGTCAAAAATATGGAAGACCTGATAAAGAGTATCTCAAATATGCTTGGAAGCCTAATTCTTGCAACTTGCCAag atttgatggaattgattttttgaaaagatggaatggaaaaaaaataatgtttgttgGTGATTCATTGAGTTTAAATATGTGGGAATCTTTAGCTTGTATGTTACATTCATCAGTGCCAAATGCCACCACTTCTTTTACCAGAAAAGAATCAATTTCTGCGGTGACTTTTCAG GATTATGGAGTAACTTTATTCCTTTATAGAACCCCATATTTGGTAGATATAGTAAGAGAAAAAATTGGTAGAGTATTGAAATTGGATTCTATACAACAAGGTGATGCTTGGAAAGGAATGGATATGTTGATTTTCAACTCATGGCATTGGTGGACTCACAAGGGAAAATCTCAAGG ATGGGACTATATGCAAGAAGGCACAAAAGTGTCAAAAGATATGGACCGTTTGACAGCATTTTACAAAGGCCTAACAACTTGGGCAAGATGGATTGATCAAAATGTTGATTCTTCTAAAACCAAAGTCTTCTTCCAAGGCATTTCTCCCACTCATTATAT GGGCAAAGAATGGGGCTCATCAACAAAGAATTGCAATTCAGAGCAAGTGCCACTATCAGGATCAACATATCCAGGAGGATTACCATCATCTACTATTGTTGTTAACAAAGTATTAAGTAGTATTAAGACACAAGTTTATCTACTTGACATTACATTTTTGTCACAATTAAGGAAAGATGCTCATCCATCAGCATATAGTGGACAACACCCTGGTAATGATTGTAGCCATTGGTGTCTTCCTGGTCTACCAGACACTTGGAACCAACTTCTTTATGCATCATTAGTTAtgtaa
- the LOC125858344 gene encoding zingipain-2-like has translation MALVLAWKTQFTLLFVIFGMYASQVTCRNLQDSSSMLEKHESWMARHGRTYENDIEKAKRLNIFKKNVKFIESFNNNGSRSYKLGINKFSDLTSEEFLRYYTTNHGLNNKFSSIKSQKLSPTTISSFKYENMSDVPSEMDWRKSGVVTSIKDQGGCGCCWAFSTIAALEGANKLSTGKLISLSEQQLLDCSIENDGCNGGSMPTAYDYIVKNNGIAAESDYPYEENQDSCKIQDSIVKMSSYEMLPPSSEPTLLTAVARQPISVGIAVNKEFMSYQSGVYDGNCGDEVNHAVTIIGYGTNNENGAKYWIIKNSWGSSWGENGYMKIARDIGNNDGLCRIATMASYPIV, from the exons ATGGCTTTGGTTCTTGCATGGAAAACACAATTCACCCTTCTCTTTGTGATTTTTGGGATGTATGCATCTCAAGTCACTTGTAGAAACCTTCAAGATTCATCCTCCATGTTGGAAAAACACGAGTCGTGGATGGCGCGACATGGAAGAACTTACGAAAATGATATAGAAAAGGCGAAAAGATTGaatattttcaagaagaacGTCAAATTTATTGAGTCATTCAACAATAATGGTAGTAGGTCATATAAATTAGGCATCAATAAATTTTCTGATCTTACTTCTGAGGAATTCTTGAGGTATTATACTACTAATCATGGacttaataataaattttcttctataaaatctcaaaaattatctccaacaacaatttcatcatTCAAGTATGAAAATATGAGTGATGTTCCATCTGAAATGGATTGGAGAAAGAGTGGTGTTGTCACTAGCATCAAAGATCAAGGAGGATGTG GATGTTGTTGGGCATTTTCCACGATCGCTGCCTTAGAAGGAGCAAATAAACTCTCAACGGGAAAATTAATTTCACTCTCCGAGCAACAACTACTAGATTGCTCAATCGAAAACGACGGTTGTAACGGCGGATCAATGCCCACGGCCTACGATTACATCGTAAAAAATAATGGTATCGCAGCAGAATCCGATTACCCTTACGAAGAAAATCAAGATTCATGCAAAATACAAGACTCGATAGTAAAAATGAGTAGCTACGAAATGTTACCTCCATCAAGTGAACCAACGTTACTTACCGCGGTGGCGCGACAACCCATATCGGTGGGTATCGCGGTGAATAAAGAGTTTATGTCATACCAAAGTGGAGTTTATGATGGAAATTGTGGTGATGAAGTTAATCATGCAGTTACAATAATTGGTTATGGTACAAATAATGAAAATGGTGCAAAATATTGGATAATTAAGAATTCATGGGGGTCTAGTTGGGGTGAAAATGGTTATATGAAAATTGCTAGAGATATTGGAAATAATGATGGTCTTTGTAGGATAGCTACTATGGCTTCATATCCTATTGTTTAG
- the LOC125858342 gene encoding GDSL esterase/lipase At5g45910-like, producing MSIFMKIIIFLNIVFCSLSLVSSHPQSYNAIFSFGDSLADTGNFLLSGAMTFPVIGKLPYGETFFKHATGRCSNGRLVIDFFAEAYGLPFLPPYLALKKGIKAENGVNFATAGATAIAAEYFYSKNIKILWTNISLTHQLGWFQEVKSNICATKKDCREYFKKSLFIVGEIGGNDYNYPSFLGGSIKQLKALVPLVVETIIEATSVLIEEGAVELIVPGNFPIGCSALFLTIFGTTNKEAYDKHGCLKAYNAFSKYHNAKLKLGIENLRKEYPHAKIIYADYYGAAKRLIHSPKHYGFSNTLVACCGGGGPYNFNNSARCGHIGSKTCLDASSFANWDGIHLTEAAYHHIAKGLLNGPFISPSLTFPPIKQI from the exons ATGTCTATCTTCATGAAAATTATCATCTTCTTGAATATTGTGTTTTGTTCTTTGAGCTTAGTTTCGTCCCATCCACAATCTTATAATGCAATATTTAGCTTTGGTGATTCACTCGCCGACACCGGAAACTTCCTTCTCTCCGGCGCCATGACTTTTCCGGTAATCGGAAAACTCCCCTATGGAGAAACATTCTTCAAACACGCCACCGGCCGGTGCTCAAATGGAAGATTAGTTATTGATTTCTTTG CTGAGGCATATGGATTGCCATTTCTTCCACCTTATTTGGCATTGAAAAAGGGCATAAAAGCTGAAAATGGAGTGAATTTTGCTACTGCTGGAGCTACTGCTATTGCTGCTGAATATTTCTAcagtaaaaatattaaaattttatggaCAAACATTTCTTTAACTCACCAATTGGGATGGTTCCAAGAAGTGAAGTCTAACATTTGTGCCACCAAAAAAG ATTGTagagaatattttaaaaaatctctcTTTATAGTTGGAGAAATTGGAGGAAATGACTATAACTACCCCTCCTTTCTTGGTGGAAGCATTAAACAACTTAAAGCTCTTGTACCACTAGTTGTTGAAACCATAATTGAAGCAACAAGT GTATTGATAGAAGAAGGGGCAGTTGAATTGATAGTGCCTGGGAATTTCCCAATTGGTTGCTCAGCATTGTTCTTGACCATATTTGGCACTACAAACAAAGAAGCATATGACAAACATGGATGTTTAAAAGCCTACAATGCCTTCTCCAAATATCACAATGCTAAGTTAAAACTGGGAATTgagaatttaagaaaagaatatCCTCATGCAAAGATCATATATGCTGATTATTATGGAGCTGCCAAGAGATTGATTCATTCCCCAAAGCATTATG GATTTTCCAATACACTAGTAGCATGTTGTGGAGGTGGAGGTCcatacaacttcaacaattcaGCAAGATGTGGTCATATTGGCTCTAAGACATGTTTGGATGCTTCAAGTTTTGCAAATTGGGATGGAATTCACTTAACAGAGGCAGCTTATCACCACATAGCCAAAGGATTGCTCAATGGACCATTCATTTCACCGTCTCTCACATTTCCTCCCATCAAACAAATTTAA
- the LOC125858333 gene encoding adenylate-forming reductase 06235-like, with amino-acid sequence MKTGDKFERFSSCRGVAFEIKPRNDPFSVPKPPTSEANSHGSNRFWLPWENISKKIVPSSSSFMQRSMSRTSSHFCDLDIDANEDEDVDTLSYVEKGCYDKEGLILQIPQKGSSPLPFLPPKTLSKREKNNNFSSRLSIILLDQGLFTVYKQLFTLSFILNMTFLILASTGNFPYARKKVVLFSIGNIFALTLCRSEAFLRVVFWVAVNCLGWSWIPTRIKTIVTSLLQSLGGIHSGCAISSIAWLIYALILTLNDKENTSPEIVIVAFAILSLLSLSSLAAFPLVRHLHHNFFERIHRFVGWIALSLLWIFITLTVSYDPKTKSYNNAEIGSKLIKQQEFLFTLSITLLIVIPWMTVRRVPVKVTSPSGHATIIKFEGGVKAGILGRISPSPLSEWHAFGIISDGKDEHMMLAGAVGDFTKTLVSNPPSHLWVRQVHFAGLPYLVNMYNRVLVVATGSGICVFLSFLLQPSAANVCFLWVTKGVEQNYGKEIKEMLSGHLKEKVIIHDTALLGRPNVSEMSVEAARKWRAEVVIVTSNPEGSRDVVNACKKSGIPAFGPIWDS; translated from the coding sequence atgaaaactggAGACAAGTTCGAGAGATTTTCAAGTTGTAGAGGTGTAGCTTTCGAAATAAAGCCTCGTAACGATCCATTTTCCGTCCCTAAACCACCTACTAGTGAAGCTAATTCCCATGGTAGCAATAGATTTTGGCTACCATGGGAAAATATTAGCAAAAAAATCGTCCCATCGTCTTCATCTTTCATGCAACGATCAATGAGTCGTACTAGTAGTCATTTTTGTGATCTAGATATAGACGCAAATGAAGATGAAGACGTTGATACTTTGTCTTACGTTGAAAAAGGTTGTTATGACAAGGAGGGGTTAATTTTACAAATTCCTCAAAAGGGTTCATCCCCATTACCATTTCTACCTCCTAAAACACTAAGCAAACgcgaaaaaaataacaatttttcatCGCGATTATCCATCATCCTTCTTGATCAAGGGTTGTTTACAGTATACAAGCAATTATTCACGCTATCTTTTATTCTAAATATGACTTTTTTAATTCTTGCTAGTACGGGAAATTTCCCATACGCAAGAAAAAAAGTTGTCCTATTTTCAATTGGCAATATCTTCGCTTTGACACTCTGTCGAAGCGAAGCATTTTTAAGAGTTGTATTTTGGGTCGCGGTGAATTGCTTGGGATGGTCTTGGATTCCTACACGAATCAAGACTATTGTTACGTCTTTACTCCAGTCACTAGGTGGAATCCATAGTGGTTGTGCAATTTCATCAATTGCATGGCTAATTTACGCGTTAATTCTAACGTTGAATGACAAAGAAAACACTTCCCCTGAAATCGTTATCGTTGCTTTTGCAATCCTTTCACTTCTCTCCCTCTCCTCCCTCGCTGCATTTCCTCTCGTTCGACATCTCCATCATAATTTCTTCGAGAGGATTCATCGTTTTGTTGGATGGATAGCGTTATCACTTCTTTGGATTTTCATTACCTTAACGGTTTCTTATGATCCTAAAACTAAATCTTACAACAACGCGGAAATTGGCTCCAAACTTATCAAACAACAAGAATTTTTGTTCACATTGTCTATAACGTTGCTAATAGTCATCCCTTGGATGACTGTGAGACGTGTCCCAGTTAAGGTCACGTCTCCATCAGGACATGCAACGATTATAAAATTTGAGGGAGGAGTCAAAGCAGGGATATTAGGACGAATTAGTCCTTCTCCCCTCTCTGAATGGCACGCGTTTGGGATCATTTCGGATGGGAAGGATGAGCACATGATGTTGGCAGGGGCAGTTGGTGACTTCACGAAAACCTTAGTATCGAACCCCCCTAGCCATTTATGGGTACGACAAGTTCATTTCGCGGGGTTGCCTTATTTAGTGAACATGTACAATAGGGTACTAGTGGTTGCAACAGGGTCTGGTATATGTGTATTTTTATCGTTCCTTTTGCAACCTAGCGCGGCTAACGTGTGTTTTCTATGGGTGACAAAAGGGGTGGAACAAAATTATGGTAAGGAAATAAAAGAGATGTTAAGTGGGCATTTGAAGGAGAAAGTGATTATACACGATACAGCCTTGTTAGGACGTCCAAACGTATCAGAAATGAGCGTTGAAGCAGCGCGAAAATGGAGAGCTGAAGTTGTAATTGTTACTAGCAATCCAGAAGGGAGTAGAGATGTGGTTAATGCTTGCAAAAAATCTGGAATTCCTGCATTTGGTCCTATTTGGGATTCTTGa
- the LOC125859174 gene encoding pollen allergen Sal k 5.0101-like → MVLWYLHVKRQNLNGDPKEINIVLATKATDFTLYQSSVFVCLTAEAETPTQSQTHFKVDGKVYCDVCRTQFENRLSKPMSGAEVQLQCRNQTTDTITVTVEGKTDEHGFYELLVERDHEDEICEMMLKKSTMDDCTEIPHESNAQEAARITITNNNGIADTTRHANPLFFLKKEASSECDEVFKELELLPEDISLS, encoded by the exons ATGGTACTATGGTATTTGCATGTAAAGAGACAAAACTTAAATGGAGATCCCAAAGAAATCAACATTGTATTAGCCACCAAAGCTACTGATTTTACTTTGTACCAGTCTTCAGTTTTTGTCTGTCTCACG GCTGAGGCTGAAACTCCAACTCAGAGTCAAACTCATTTCAAGGTAGATGGAAAAGTGTATTGTGACGTTTGTCGCACTCAATTCGAAAATCGGCTTAGCAAGCCCATGTCAG GTGCCGAGGTACAATTACAATGTAGGAACCAAACAACTGATACTATCACCGTGACAGTAGAAGGTAAAACCGATGAGCATGGTTTCTATGAACTCCTCGTGGAACGCGACCACGAGGATGAGATCTGTGAGATGATGCTCAAGAAGAGCACCATGGATGATTGTACTGAGATACCACATGAAAGTAATGCACAGGAAGCTGCAAGAATCACCATCACAAACAACAATGGTATTGCTGATACTACTCGCCACGCGAACCCTCTATTCTTCCTGAAGAAAGAAGCTTCATCAGAATGCGATGAAGTATTTAAAGAACTCGAATTATTGCCTGAAGATATTAGTTTATCTTAA
- the LOC125859175 gene encoding uncharacterized protein LOC125859175, with protein MAEKEGAIVKKGHEEGLKMALSLLEEYQLPAGLLPLADVIEVGFVKTTGYMWILQTKKVEHNFKMISKLVSYGAEITGYVEKKRIKKLKGVKAKELMLWPPVGDISVDDSPTGKIHFKSLAGITKTFPVEAFAAGQ; from the coding sequence ATGGCAGAAAAGGAAGGAGCAATTGTCAAGAAGGGCCATGAAGAAGGCTTGAAAATGGCCCTTTCCCTTCTTGAAGAATATCAACTCCCAGCAGGGCTTCTCCCTCTGGCTGATGTGATCGAAGTTGGGTTCGTGAAGACCACCGGATACATGTGGATCCTGCAAACTAAAAAAGTTGAACATAACTTCAAGATGATTAGTAAGCTGGTTAGTTATGGTGCTGAAATAACTGGATACGTCGAGAAGAAGAGGATCAAGAAGCTCAAGGGAGTGAAGGCTAAGGAACTGATGCTATGGCCTCCAGTTGGTGACATCTCAGTCGACGACTCTCCTACTGGCAAGATTCACTTCAAGAGTCTTGCTGGCATTACAAAAACTTTCCCAGTTGAGGCTTTTGCAGCTGGACAGTAA